A window of the Gemmatimonadaceae bacterium genome harbors these coding sequences:
- a CDS encoding PadR family transcriptional regulator, translating into MASPQKSELLHGSLDLIVLRTLRLQPMHGYAITQHVARLTGGVLAAEPGSLYPSLERLQRQGWVTSKWKESPTGRRARYYTITRAGERQLDRGVDEFERFVAAMRRVLRST; encoded by the coding sequence GTGGCGTCGCCGCAAAAATCCGAGCTTCTCCACGGCTCGCTCGATCTCATCGTGCTGCGCACTTTGCGCCTGCAGCCGATGCACGGGTACGCGATCACGCAACATGTGGCACGGCTCACCGGCGGCGTCCTCGCCGCGGAACCGGGGTCGCTCTACCCGTCGCTCGAACGCCTGCAGCGACAGGGATGGGTGACCTCGAAGTGGAAGGAGTCGCCCACCGGACGGCGCGCGCGATATTACACGATCACGCGCGCCGGCGAGCGGCAGCTCGATCGCGGCGTCGATGAGTTCGAGCGCTTCGTCGCCGCCATGCGTCGCGTGCTCCGGTCGACCTGA
- a CDS encoding PadR family transcriptional regulator, producing the protein MPRQVAKERDALMQGTLDLLILRILLLGEEHGQGIAREIQDRSKDSLIIDHGSLYPALQRLEDRGWIKGAWGISSNNRRARFYSLTAAGQRQFSAEADRWNRLVESIARVMGPELAGS; encoded by the coding sequence CATGCAAGGGACGCTCGATCTACTGATCTTGCGAATTCTCTTATTGGGTGAGGAGCATGGACAAGGCATTGCCCGCGAGATCCAGGACCGGTCGAAAGACAGCCTGATCATCGATCATGGCTCGCTGTATCCCGCGTTGCAGCGTCTCGAGGATCGCGGCTGGATCAAGGGTGCCTGGGGGATTTCGTCGAACAATCGGCGCGCGCGCTTCTACTCGCTCACCGCCGCCGGCCAACGGCAATTCAGTGCCGAGGCGGATCGCTGGAATCGGCTGGTGGAGTCGATCGCTCGCGTGATGGGGCCGGAACTGGCGGGATCATGA